The following proteins are co-located in the Mus pahari chromosome 14, PAHARI_EIJ_v1.1, whole genome shotgun sequence genome:
- the Sost gene encoding sclerostin has translation MQPSLAPCLICLLVHAAFCAVEGQGWQAFKNDATEIIPGLGEYPEPPPENNQTMNRAENGGRPPHHPYDTKDVSEYSCRELHYTRFVTDGPCRSAKPVTELVCSGQCGPTRLLPNAIGRVKWWRPNGPDFRCIPDRYRAQRVQLLCPGGAAPRSRKVRLVASCKCKRLTRFHNQSELKDFGPETARPQKGRKPRPGARGAKANQAELENAY, from the exons ATGCAGCCCTCGCTAGCCCCGTGCCTCATCTGCCTGCTTGTGCACGCTGCCTTCTGTGCTGTGGAGGGCCAGGGGTGGCAAGCCTTCAAGAATGATGCCACGGAGATCATCCCTGGGCTTGGAGAGTACCCGGAGCCTCCTCCTGAGAACAACCAGACCATGAACCGGGCGGAGAATGGAGGCAGACCTCCCCACCATCCCTATGACACCAAAG ATGTGTCCGAGTACAGCTGCCGCGAGCTGCACTACACCCGCTTCGTGACGGACGGCCCGTGCCGCAGCGCCAAGCCGGTCACCGAGTTGGTGTGCTCCGGCCAGTGCGGCCCCACGCGGCTGCTGCCCAACGCCATCGGGCGCGTGAAGTGGTGGCGCCCGAACGGACCCGATTTCCGCTGCATCCCGGATCGCTACCGCGCGCAGCGGGTGCAGCTGCTGTGCCCCGGGGGCGCGGCGCCGCGCTCGCGCAAGGTGCGTCTGGTAGCCTCGTGCAAGTGCAAGCGCCTCACCCGCTTCCACAACCAGTCGGAGCTCAAGGACTTCGGGCCGGAGACCGCGCGGCCGCAGAAGGGTCGCAAGCCGCGGCCTGGCGCCCGGGGAGCCAAAGCCAACCAGGCGGAGCTGGAGAACGCCTACTAG